One Dioscorea cayenensis subsp. rotundata cultivar TDr96_F1 chromosome 19, TDr96_F1_v2_PseudoChromosome.rev07_lg8_w22 25.fasta, whole genome shotgun sequence genomic window, TTGAAAGCAGCACAACTAGCAAGAGgaatatttatatttcatatcCGCATTGCTTTATTCCATCATTTCAGCCAATAATTTTATTCCTCACCACTaacacatattttttataaaggAGATAGGAAGAGAAAACTGATTAAATGAGTGGAATATAAAtgtgaaactaaaaaaaagaaggaaaaatgagaATGTTAGATCTAACAGTGAGAGTACTTGATTTGTCACCCAAGGCAACAGTTGAAGATCtcaccatcttcttctcatACTGTGGATCCATAGAAGAAATCAAGCTTAACTGGTGATTGATTATTAATTCATTGTTTCTTGTTTCTCTCTTGTCTTCATGATGTTCAAAATGATCTTTTAAATAATGTCTTTAATTGTTAAATAATTCAGGATTGGAAATGAGTCCAAGATGGCTTATGTTACATTCAAGCAACCTTTTGCTCATCAAGCTGCACTTCTCTTGAATGTAAGAATTCATTAGTGTGTGTTCACAAATCACtgaaaattagataaaatttataattcctCTAGTGCTGTGTTTTCAATAATCAGGATGCTGTCATACTAGATAAACAAGTTCAGATACAGCCACTGAAGCATTTCACAAGCATTCCAATCAAATAATGTTGTTCAAAAACCATAAAGAACAATGAGGACAAAGTATGTCTTCAGCTCATCTGACtcttaattttgttgttttctttttataatgtaattAAACAAGCTGTGCAGACATTGGTCATGGTATGAAGAGTAGTAGCTAGCTGTATCTGAGAGAGAAGTTAAGTTCTGGCTGCTTGAAAGAGTTTCAAAGTCTATGGCCCTCTCTTAGCTAGAGTCAAAGGAGAACATAGAGAACAACTCATGCATTATGAATCAAAGATGTTACAGAAagtcaattaattttaatgcaCATGCTATGAATGGAAGAAGATCAATTACACTAGCTCaaacaaaacaatgataaataagtTTGAAAATCAACCTAAATTATACATGCACATTATGTCTTTCTATATTACAATTTAcaacatatatgcatatgcTCAAATTAAGTTGGTACTAAATATCATCATTAGAAAATCTCACCGGAGAtgatgatgttgccttcttcgCTGTCTCAGAATGCTGTCTTCTCCTTGGTGGCTTGAGAATGCTGCAAAGATGGACTGAACGTTAAGTATGTTTTGTGCTAGTGTTGCACTAATTGAAGTAGCCATCAACCAAGCTTATAAGAAAGGTAATCCTGTGACTGTAAATAAGTGGAGGATggaatgtaatatatatatatatatatatatatgagttattAGTCTTTTAACTATTGCCAAAATTTTGAGTATCAGAAATGAATGGGATAGCATTACGTACGATCAAAGCTGGAATATCACAGGAATAAGAGAGGATGAATATATATGACTTTACTGGTGAGTTAGCTGTTAGCTAAACTAATCTCATATCTGCTGAATATAGAAACACGTCTTGAATGAGAGAGTAACATAATATCAAAGCTAACATAACATAATTTaggaaaaataacaaactaacAAATTACATGTGCTTGCAGACTTTAGACCCATTAGCCTCATCAACTCCACCTGtaaaatcatctccaagatTCTTGCCAATAGACTTAGTGAGATTATTAATTTACTGGTGGACGACTCTCAAACTGGTTTTATCAAGAGCAGATGCATTGCGGATAATATTGTTGGAGCTCAAGAAGTCATTTTCAATTTGCAAAAACGGAAATGTCTCGGTTACATCTTTAAAGTGGACTTTGCAAAAGCTTTCGATACTCTTGATTGGAACTTTCTCCTTGAAGTACTTGCTGCCAGAGGATTTGGACCTAAATGGCTTTCTTGGGTTTATTCCATCCTTAGCACTGCCAAGACCCAATTCATCATTAACGGCACTACTCAAGGTTATATCCGATGTAAAAGAGGTTTGAGGCAAGGTGATCCACTCTCTCCCTTACTTTTTGCCCTTGCCTCTGATGTCCTTAGTGCTATGTTTTATCACGCACTAAAATCCAAAGTCCTTATAGGCGTCCCCTTAAATCAAACCGATAACATTTGTCATCTCCAATACGCAGACGATCTCCTTATCTTTTCCGCTGGTGGACAAGAAGAccttcaaataatcaaattgaTTCTTTATCTTTATGAGGGTTCTTCTGGCTTAGCAATCAACTTCTCTAAAAGCTGTTTGTTCTCCTCTAATTATGGCTTTCAACCTCATCTTTCTTCTGCTAAAATTCTTAGCTGTTCCAGGAACTGCCTCCCGATCACCTACCTTGGGGTCCCTCTCTCTGGTCGAAGACCCAAACGAATGGATTGGGCAAGCTCATTGGCATGGTTCGCACTCGTCTCTCTTCTTGGAAAACAAATTACTTATGCCTGGGAGGACGCCTAACTCTTATCAATTCTGTCCTTACTACCGTCCCAGTTTATTGGATGTCGGTTTTCAAACTCCCTATCTGGGTGATCCTGGAAATTGATAAAATCCGGCGcgattttctttggaaagggcCCGAACTGAGCTCTAAAGGCGTTAGGCTCATCGCCTGGAACAGAATCACTAGACCTCGCAACATGGGAGGCTGGGGAATCCTCAATCTCCAACATTTTAACAATGCTCtccttggaaaatggtggtggaaacttTCCCATAATCCAAATTGTGGTTGGGCTAAAATCATCCAAGCTAACTACTCTGTTAGAGACCCATATGGAGCTTTGTTTCATTCCCCTCCTAaaaataaatccttcttttgGGCGGGAGTGACTACCATTCTGCCATCATTTAGATTTTGTATCACGAAAGCCATAAATAACGGGGCTAACACTTTTCTCTGGTTTGATCGATGACACAATGGGATTTTACTTAAAGACCTCTGGCCTATTCTTTTCTCTGATTGTGCTGATCCTTGGATTACCATCAGACATTTCCATCAACGCCTTCTTAATCCAGAATCTTTATTTCCCTCTGCCCCTGCTGAATCCCTTTCTGCCCTCCTTGATATTATTCCTGAGTGCTCCCATAATCAAGACGACACCCTCATTTGGGCACTTGAAAAAAATGGTAATCTCTCAGTCAAATCGTTTTATAGatttctcattgatggtggGCTCCGCTGCCCACTTTACTCAAATTTCTGGAAAATTCGTTGCCCCAGTAAAGTCACTCTGTTCTGCTAGCTAGCTGGAGAGGACAAAATTCTCACTCTCACtaatcttttcaagaaaggttTCAACTTTCAAAATTCCACTGATACTTGTGTCCTCTGCCATAACGCCTCTGAAAACATTCAGCATCTTTTTCTTGACTGCGATTTTACTAAACAAATTTGGACTTTCTTTCTTCATGCCTTAGATTCAAATTTCCTCCCATTTTCAATACAGTTGTTGTGGTCCAAATGGCTACCCTCTATTGGCTCTCAGTACCGAACTCTCTGGGACCTTGTCTCCCGTGCTGTCCTTTAGAATATATGGATTGAAAGAAACACTCGTATCTTCCAATTAAATGCTTTGCCAAACattaatattatctttaaaacTACTAATATGCTTCTTTCCTGGTTTTCAACAGCTGATGATAGTCATCAACAATCACTCAATGAAGCTTCTCAGAAAATTAAGCGCTCCCTCAGCTTCCTTAGCGCTAGAGACTCCGACCCTGCTGGCGATCATGCTCATGACATAGCTCAGGAGTAGTTGCTCCTACTTCTGTCTAGACAGGCCTGAGTTGCCAGATGGTGCCTTCCGCCTCTCTAGACTCCCCTCTTGTTATTCtgcttttttgtattttctgttgtgTGTGTTGTAccccctcacttctggtgagaggcTTTGGTTATGTActgtttctttccttttcaataaatctgtggtttatccacatttatttaaaaaaaaaaattacatgtgCAAAATTAGAATGTCGCAAGACATAGATCTGATGTAACTTGAAGTCTAATGCTTTTCTATAGACAAAGTAGCcttaattatatgtatacattACTTTAACCTTAACCCTTGGTTTAGGAacttagtatatatatgtacgccttttcttatatataattgaacagtttaatattaaattaatgaaaaggCGTAATTAACAATCTTTTTCTCTGGTCTCCCTTCCAATGTATgcgtaaataaataaaatgtgtgCTTGcctacaattaaaaaatatatatatttgaaaaaactAATCTCAAAATTGGATCACTGGCCGCTaattaagacaaaaaaaaatttatggggAAACAAACTTTTTCATCTAATGAGACAGCGCACGGGTGAATGAATAGATAGCTTTTCACCGAATGAGATAACATATGGGTGGATATGTAGATAGCTTTTCAAAAGTCATGCTTGGGAAGTATCTACTATAGGAGTCAGGAGAAAACAGTCTAACTAGAGTCTAGAACGTTTTAATATTTCAATGAGAAATAGGAAAAGAGGAGTGTTTAAAATTGCTGGACAAAGGCTCACCTAAGGATCCACAACAAGCATCAATGATTGACCAAGTGCACAGGCTTTCCCAACTTTCACCAAGCTTGACAATGATGACTCCAGCCTGAAAGATGAGTGACAAATTAAAAGCTTAGAAGATGACCATTAGTGGGGACTAAACTTTGAAAAAAGAGAACCAAAACAAACCACATATAGCAGCACATCCAATTCTCATGTCCATTATTTCAAACCTCACCACCTCATACAACAAACAGTTGAAAAATACATGGACGGGGCACACCTAAAAACAATGCCCCGTGTATGCAAACATCCGAGAGTTTATTATAACCACAGTACATAGATATCTCTCATCAACAATACCAAACAGTACCATAAACAGTAATCAACACAATGAAAACAATACAGAGGAATTATACGGCAAACCTAATGCATGCAACAACAGCAGAtgcataaaatatatgtatgtacgTAGATGTAATAAGGCTAATTAACACTACATGCATGCACGTAGAATATATGGTATTGACTAATAAGCTCCTCGGACAAGCATGTTCTGATACTCCCTCTCCTGGTACTCTAGCAAAGCAATGCGGCTTTGAGCTTTCAGCTGCTCATAGAACCTCTTGATGAACTCCTCAGCCTCATCGTCCACCTCAAGGACAGAATtatcaccaccatcatcatctgaGAAGTCGGAGACTCTGATAGACAAAGGAGACACCAGCGGGCTGCTGCGTAGATCTCCCGGAGAGAGATCAAGCTCAGATAAGCCATCATGTGAGGTCTGAGGAGAGAATTCAATCCTGGGAAGCACAATGACTGGGCTCGGGCTGGGAGACTCATCCTCGGCGATGGCATGGATGCAAGGGAAGTAGTTGTGGCGGCGTTTGGCGGCAGCGTGGAAAAAAACTGGGTTTGGGCTATTGCTGCAAGAGAACTCATAATCTTGAAAACCATAGCCGGAACCACGCCGCCgagagtggtggtggtggaacATAAGATTGCCAAGTGTCTTCTTGCCGACGAGCTTTCCTCTCTTTACCATCAAGTTCATGTCCATGATAAGCTTCCTTTTAGAAATGAGTCCCTTCCTCATCATGTAGAAGGCCACCCTAAGGACATTCCATATTCTCTTGCCGGCGCTTGGAGAATGGAGCTCCATAGATTCCAATCTAATAAAGCTGCttgattttgatatatatagatagaaaGATTGATAGATGGATaggtttatttttatctctgCGAGGTTGGCAAACCTCGCAAGAGATAAGAGAATGGGTTGTGAATGATACGGAGGGTGGTATATTTATATAGATGGAGAGAGAAGAGAGGGGATATATAGTTTAAGGGAGAGATGGTGGTGATTAGAATTTCAAACAAGAGCATTACTCAAAGGAAGAGATGCTTGGTGGAGAAGAGAAGGTGGGTTAGGTGCATGAGGGGTccatatgaaagaaaaaatagtggCAAGCTTGCTATTCTGAACCAAATTAAATGGTTTGAATTTTGAACTAGACAGTCTAGACTCTTGGACAGCTAACTGGAAGGACAAGGTGGTCATGTTTCCTGCCAGTCAATTTTGAACTTTTACCTTTGACAATGCAGCAACAGACGGAccttcaaatttgcaaaaacttttacacttgaaaaagcatcataaaaagaaaaggggaaaaTCTAATCGTCGATTAGTGGGTAAAACTAATGCAGAGTTTGAAATGTAAAAGTAAACATTATGGATTAGTTTGAATCAAGACAGAATAAGAAGGTTGATGCTTGATAGGCACGTTTGAACAATTGGGGACAGAGAAAAACTCCTTCCAACCATTAAGAAGACTTAAATTAAAGCGGTGGCTTGCCTTATGTTGCTGTCCTATTCATAAaagatatatgaaaaacatggaCATAACCCTACTGTTTTCCAACCACCTACCGCAATTTTAAGGCAAGTGTCTCATGgtaaagtttattttattttctgggATATTTTTATAGTCCTTAAAAAAAGAACCTTGATTCCAAGTACTTAATTGTCCTGTTATACTATTCATAAGAAAAGGCAGTGGAGGTCCCATAATGCAGGTGAATGAGAATTTTGATATTTCCTAGTAGAAGCAAAGTGGATAGCTTCCTTTTTTATAGGGCAGCCCAGCACTCCCCCACGCTTTATCCTCCCACACAATGATAATGATCCCCTCCACTACTAAAGCACAACTTTTGTTATATCATGTACTTCCTTTCCAAAACTTGAGCATCAGTTACCAGCAACCAAGAGCCTAGAGTCTCTAAATACTTATGACTTTAGAATCCCAAATCCAATATTTTAGAAATGTTCAAGGTTTGATTTACAGCAATTTGATTGAAATTAGTAACGCAAACTACTTATTCCAATAAGATCTAAGTTAAATTGGAggtaaattaaaatattgtaacTAAAACTATAGCACATCTCGTCCTTGGCTCAAATATAAAGCACCTTAAAGAGAAGTCCATAAATTAGCAAATGTGAAATGCCCCCATGATCCTGATTAAACAATTGATTAATAATTGCATATGGAACAATTACCAAGGCTAATGAAAATCCCCACTTATCCACAAATCTAAGATTTTGACTGTGTCTATTGTATTCAATGTATTGTGATACTGATTAAATTGATCGCAAGCTGGACACTAAATAACTTTCTAAATGTAATTGCATCAGCAAATATGCAAGTGTAACTTTTAAAAGGATATCaatttaataataagaaaaaagtCAAGTAGTAAAAAGAGAACAATATCTCTAATTAACAACTCCAACACTCCATGTATCAATCAGACCTTTCTGCATCACACCGAGAAATGATTGTCCTACTACACCTTTTCTTCTCTTCACATGAAGACTGAGGTCTTCTAATCCGCGTTCTCtctaaatacttaaaaataaattgtaaagcACTTCATAAAGCAATAAAAGCATGAggttttgtttgctttttgaaTGGAAACGTGATAGAGGGGAAATTGGGATGAAGACACGGACCTGGGAAATTAAAGACCAATTGCATTGTTCCTTGTCTTTCATTTACGTGCCATAATTCATGCCTCATAAAAAGTGAAGTGATTGACCTGTATATCCTTTAATATCTGCTTTTGAAGTTTTcctaccaaaataataataataataataattaaattgaagaaaaaaaattcaagctgATACATGATTGTCAGGTGATCATCGTCCAGAATgcagtttaattatttttgatgtGCAAGAGTGCAGAAGACTGGGCTGCAGATGGCACAACAATAACTTGGACAATAAGATAAAGAACCTGGCAGAGATAAAAGGTGACAATAAGAGAATTTGGCATGTTTTATGTCTTGCTATATTGCGTCTACTGTACTGACTGTAAAGTGAGAGGTTGAACCTAAGAGTTTTCCATCAAGTGCCACGGCAAaacttaaggaaaaaaaatggtaaGACCATTAAGCATGTGGGAATCAATCAGGAGGACCAAAACAATTGGCATCCGAAGTTCAATTCAAACAACCGCGTTTAGTAGAACTAAATGAGCTGGGGTGTGCCCACAAGCATGTGGGAATTAAAAACTAAGGTATTCAAGCCCCACATTAACAGGTTCTCAAAAGCAAACTGAGCCCACTCCTCTAAATGAATGATGAACTGAGAGCATTAAATATACAACTGAACAGAGAGAACAAGATAGAAAGTGTCAATATTTCTAACTACATAaactttgggaaaaaaatatccTTAAATTTccaataatgtttaaatgacacacgattattatatttatttatttacgcATATTACTTGCATATCCAAGCATTAAAAGCCACAAAAACTTTCATCCAAACCAGTCCAGTAATGTAAATACATCAGCAATCACAAATAAAAACCTTTTGCAGATCTCCCTGGGCCACAATATATATTACTTGAGGACAAAGCTCCAATCATGACACATTGAGATGTCTCCACCCAACATCTTCCTGTTGCAGTTAATTTCCACAGATTCAATTCTGCAAGTCCAATTGACAGTGACCTCAAGGACATAATATTTCTCATtcatagaattaaaaataattataaattcatGGGAAACCACAATTTGCATTGATGGGTAAAACTAGGCAGGTAAACCATCAGAGGCATATAACATAGGAGGAAGGTGTTCACATAAGCGACCGATTTGCACTACTTGAGTCTATGACCAGTAATAAAGTTCATCCACTTCATTTCCAGGAAGTTCAAAAgcaatttcaaaataaaaggcCATTGCACACGAGGAACAGATGGAAGTGAAATAAGTAACACTTTTAAAAGAATATAGTCATTAGATAATTTGATCTCCATCTTGCGTATGAACTGACCAAGAAAAAGCCCATTTTACTAAATTTCAAAATAGAATATCAAATGAAACTctaaatgataaaatctaaaTTCCATACtacaacaattaaaaagaagcCTTTCAGTCTTTTACAGTAgcagtaaataaaattaaatcaaaatgttcaacatccaatatatatatatatatatattccttgaCATGAACTGcatttaaaactaataaacagaaacaaaatgcTAATTGTGCTGAGAATTTAGGAAAGAGATAATGAACCAATCAAATTCTGGATCATAACACATCAGCAAACCAAGTGACTGTTATTGGTGGGGATGTTCAAATTGACAATACACAGAACATGCCCTTAATGAAGAATGTTAGGAAGCATTTGACACCAACGAACAAGGCAAATGAACAATATAAGGcatcaaacacaaataaataaccACATGGTTCAGCCAAAACCTAGACTTTTATATATTGAAGAACAATATAATGGTAGACTTTCCATCACCTCGAGAGTGTTCTTTGTTAGAGGTGGAAGAAGAGAGTTTTGAAATGGTACATTCTGAATGTTAACCTTGGTCTTCATGGACTTTCAAGCCAACACAACTTACACTATTTCATgctaaaagataaaacaaaggaCACAGACGTAACTAAAGTCACATACATTACAAActcttaatattaaaaaagacAGTTCAACATATACCAGGTTTCTCCATTAGTACTTCTTTTAAGTTGGTCTTCATTAGCGGTCAGAGCATTCTCCTCTTTTCTCATTGGTCAAGGCCATGTGAGCCATGTGAAGCTTCCAATCACTCTCAACAGAGAGATTGCAAGGACAAGAGAAGACCTCACCATAAACTTTACAATTGCAAAAACCAAAAAGGATCCGCAAAGCTTTCACCATTAAAATTTATGATACATGAAGTACAACCAAACTCCAAGAAACTCCttaatacaacaaaagaaatcGATTACTAAATTTCCAGATGCCAAAACAAAGACAACACTAAACCAATCAAGATGAACCTTTTCATTGTAGCAGCatacaaaaaaaagtaaaacagtTCCGCATCCACAACAATCATCAAAACAAGCTTCATTTCAGATTCCTTAAGAGAACCAAAATCATACCATTGAGAACTGTAGGAAGAAACAGTGCTCCTCTGAACTTCTGAGACCAAGCACACGGCATCAAACTCACTAAATGTTTTTTGGCGGGAAAgctcaaattaaatattttttgtctTGTTATTCAACAAATATTGAGCAAATTAAATCCTTCTCTGACTCCATCAGTCCTAATAACATGCAAAACTAGATAGCCCAGCCAAACTATTCAGCTGTTGGCAGATTTGAAGCTACATTGGAGAGTTGTCGATCACTCAAGCTCTATAAGTAGTTCATAATAAGATCATTTTTAAATGAAGTTCTTCAATCATCATTTTATTGACTTTATAAATCATATTTGAGTTGTTTATCCATGCTTTTATACCTGAAATTAACAAATTTCAGCATGGTTCCCTTTCCTCGTATGCCACAATAATCCCAAGATGAGCAATTAACCATCCATCCTCTTAGATCCATCACACATTTTCTGGGGAAACCTTTCACCAAGGAtaccatttaaaataaaagaccCTAACCCTAGAATCATATACCCATAAACATTGAATATatgcgcacacacacacacacacaattcaTCCAAAACAAGCCATCACTGGAGCTAAAACAGTAATAAAGAATAAATCCattaaaaagaatgaaaagaaaaatacataaaaggaAGTAATCTATGCATGATCTACAGCTATATTAACTAAGAGGGAGACTATAACCATGGGCAATCTACTTGAATTTAGCCGATAACTCCAAATTACCCAAATTCGTAGTAATCTATACATGATTTATAACTGGATTAAATCAGGAGACTGTAACTAATGGGCAATATTCTTGAATTTAGCCAAGGACTTTAAATTACCCGCTTTCTTGGGGAgcaaaacatcaacaacaaaggGGGGCCTGCCTCCTTCGGCAATGGTCACACCCTTCAGCAGATTGTTCAATTCTTCATCGTTCCTCACCGCCAGCATCAAATGCCTGGGAATGATCCGGGCCTTCTTGTCATCCTTCACAGCATTCCCAGCCAATTCCAAAACCTAAATCACAAACAACAATGAGATC contains:
- the LOC120249734 gene encoding uncharacterized protein LOC120249734, coding for MELHSPSAGKRIWNVLRVAFYMMRKGLISKRKLIMDMNLMVKRGKLVGKKTLGNLMFHHHHSRRRGSGYGFQDYEFSCSNSPNPVFFHAAAKRRHNYFPCIHAIAEDESPSPSPVIVLPRIEFSPQTSHDGLSELDLSPGDLRSSPLVSPLSIRVSDFSDDDGGDNSVLEVDDEAEEFIKRFYEQLKAQSRIALLEYQEREYQNMLVRGAY
- the LOC120249735 gene encoding LOW QUALITY PROTEIN: histone H2A, sperm-like (The sequence of the model RefSeq protein was modified relative to this genomic sequence to represent the inferred CDS: deleted 1 base in 1 codon), producing MEASTTINAAGGRKGLARRKRVSKSVKSGLQFPVGRIGRLLKKGRYAQRIGRGTPVYIAAVLEYLASEVLELAGNAVKDDKKARIIPRHLMLAVRNDEELNNLLKGVTIAEGGRPPFVVDVLLPKKAGRCWVETSQCVMIGALSSSNIYCGPGRSAKGKLQKQILKDIQVNHFTFYEA